The Aureimonas mangrovi genome includes a region encoding these proteins:
- a CDS encoding oligosaccharide flippase family protein, with the protein MTTEVRNETHELKTKTAFAALWSVLRVSSTTLATFVIFVVLARILGPAEFGTFALASLFVEIGRILAYAGMGDAVTRQLTLDEELADTAFWSTLGFSTAVAAIVFFAAPAYGTFVNDPAVAEILRWLAPVLPLSALAVIHNARLARDFGHRKLATQAIAGSVLSGAAAIAAAFAGWGVYALVVQAAVNAVVTVALAWHAYRWRPHLRFSIARFRSVFLFSASMVVTQVLWMMLARVQDIFISRWYGPVEVGRYRIAWRMIELIGQAALQPIGSVSLVTLSRLQEQPERFQVAYNRIVGAAALATFPLLFGFGALSDEMIPLLFGAQWEGSGDIAAVLVLMAVPFVMNFFATPALAAMDRAQSVLAVAAAQLAATLILTWIAVPYGLIAVAATYVARAYLTMPYQQYALKKHAAVMPSATLAAMWPPFAASLMMAVAVYFAKAPIAAQVGEGWPAVLVCVVLGGLVYAGAILVLGWRMLKPFLSLALSMSPLKKRAA; encoded by the coding sequence ATGACGACGGAAGTCCGCAACGAGACGCACGAGTTGAAGACCAAGACGGCGTTCGCGGCGTTGTGGTCGGTGCTGCGCGTCTCATCGACGACGCTCGCGACCTTCGTCATCTTCGTGGTGCTGGCGCGCATTCTCGGGCCGGCCGAATTCGGCACCTTCGCGCTCGCGAGCCTGTTCGTCGAGATCGGCCGCATCCTCGCCTATGCGGGGATGGGCGACGCGGTGACGCGACAGCTCACGCTCGACGAGGAACTGGCCGACACCGCCTTCTGGTCGACGCTTGGATTCTCTACGGCCGTCGCGGCCATCGTCTTCTTCGCCGCGCCTGCCTACGGCACCTTCGTCAACGATCCGGCGGTGGCCGAAATCCTGCGCTGGCTCGCTCCTGTCCTGCCGCTCTCCGCGCTCGCCGTCATCCACAATGCGCGGCTCGCGCGGGACTTCGGCCACAGGAAGCTCGCAACACAGGCCATCGCCGGCAGCGTGCTTTCGGGCGCCGCCGCCATCGCGGCCGCCTTCGCCGGCTGGGGCGTCTACGCACTGGTGGTGCAGGCGGCGGTGAACGCCGTCGTCACCGTGGCGCTCGCGTGGCATGCCTATCGCTGGCGCCCGCACCTGCGCTTCAGCATCGCGCGCTTCCGCTCGGTGTTCCTGTTCAGCGCCTCGATGGTCGTCACGCAGGTCCTCTGGATGATGCTCGCGCGTGTCCAGGACATCTTCATCTCGCGCTGGTACGGGCCGGTCGAGGTCGGGCGCTATCGGATCGCCTGGCGGATGATCGAGCTGATCGGGCAGGCGGCGCTGCAGCCGATCGGCAGCGTCTCGCTGGTCACGCTGTCGCGCCTGCAGGAGCAGCCGGAGCGCTTCCAGGTCGCCTACAACCGCATCGTCGGCGCCGCGGCGCTCGCGACCTTCCCGCTGCTCTTCGGCTTCGGGGCGCTGTCGGACGAAATGATCCCCCTCCTGTTCGGCGCACAGTGGGAAGGCTCGGGCGACATCGCGGCGGTGCTCGTCCTGATGGCCGTGCCCTTCGTGATGAACTTCTTCGCAACGCCCGCCCTCGCGGCGATGGACCGCGCGCAGTCGGTGCTGGCAGTGGCCGCGGCGCAACTCGCCGCGACGTTGATCCTCACATGGATCGCCGTGCCCTACGGGCTCATCGCGGTCGCCGCCACCTATGTCGCGCGGGCCTACCTCACCATGCCCTACCAGCAATATGCGCTGAAGAAGCATGCCGCCGTGATGCCGTCGGCGACGCTCGCGGCGATGTGGCCGCCCTTCGCCGCATCGCTGATGATGGCCGTCGCCGTCTATTTCGCCAAGGCGCCGATCGCCGCACAGGTCGGCGAAGGCTGGCCGGCGGTCCTCGTCTGCGTCGTGCTCGGCGGCCTCGTCTACGCGGGCGCGATCCTCGTCCTCGGCTGGCGGATGCTGAAGCCGTTCCTGTCCCTGGCGCTGTCGATGTCGCCCTTGAAGAAGAGAGCCGCATGA
- a CDS encoding acyltransferase family protein translates to MTQARPTPDVRPPLPAAAGDISARIDFLRLVLIVGIMFVHIPFTAQYEPYAGTGGSFEYLMIYLRDGLFRAGVPALSVISGFLLARQMSKPYGDLLRKKAGTLLVPFLIFNVGTFLAVYAMQLAGGGTFWHDVAGASVGEKINYAFGLTDYPINEPLYFLRDMVVCMILAPLLFIGARRAPWPTLAFLVFMVVLGRQVPVWGELQALVIFRPSIPLFLFAGLLLGLRKADLTRLDGHVAPAILVCAVGGLVMAWAMAPAAPLGQAGRYGVLLAAQVAICVSVWILSACLVRLPAGQFVARNGSKAFWLFCTHAPALVVLFMVWMKTGTSYPLFYLLSVPVTVVLLLALHAILGAVMPGVLAVALGARSGKGKARAAERVPRTA, encoded by the coding sequence GTGACGCAAGCGCGACCCACCCCGGACGTCCGTCCGCCGTTGCCTGCCGCCGCCGGCGACATCTCTGCCCGCATCGACTTCCTGCGGCTCGTCCTCATCGTCGGGATCATGTTCGTCCACATTCCGTTCACGGCGCAGTACGAGCCCTATGCCGGAACGGGCGGCAGCTTTGAATATCTCATGATCTACCTGCGTGACGGGCTCTTCAGGGCCGGCGTGCCGGCGCTCTCGGTCATCTCGGGCTTTCTGCTCGCGCGGCAGATGTCGAAGCCCTATGGCGATCTCCTGAGAAAGAAGGCCGGCACGCTGCTCGTGCCGTTCCTGATCTTCAACGTCGGCACCTTTCTGGCCGTCTACGCCATGCAACTCGCAGGCGGCGGGACCTTCTGGCACGACGTCGCCGGCGCAAGCGTCGGCGAGAAGATCAATTACGCCTTCGGCCTCACCGACTACCCGATCAACGAACCCCTGTATTTCCTGCGCGACATGGTGGTCTGCATGATCCTTGCGCCGCTCCTCTTCATCGGAGCGCGCAGGGCCCCTTGGCCGACGCTCGCCTTTCTCGTCTTCATGGTGGTGCTCGGTCGGCAGGTGCCCGTCTGGGGAGAGCTCCAGGCTCTCGTCATCTTCCGCCCCAGCATCCCACTTTTTCTGTTCGCCGGGCTTCTCCTCGGTCTACGCAAGGCGGACCTGACGCGTCTCGACGGACATGTCGCGCCGGCTATCCTCGTCTGCGCGGTCGGTGGCCTCGTCATGGCCTGGGCTATGGCGCCCGCCGCTCCCCTCGGACAGGCCGGCCGATATGGCGTCCTTCTCGCCGCCCAGGTGGCGATCTGCGTCTCCGTCTGGATTCTCTCCGCGTGCCTCGTGCGCCTGCCGGCGGGACAGTTCGTCGCGCGCAACGGCTCGAAGGCCTTCTGGCTGTTCTGCACCCACGCTCCCGCGCTGGTGGTCCTGTTCATGGTCTGGATGAAGACCGGCACGTCCTACCCGCTCTTCTACCTCCTCTCGGTCCCCGTGACCGTCGTGCTTCTCCTGGCGCTCCACGCGATCCTGGGCGCGGTAATGCCCGGCGTGCTCGCCGTCGCGCTCGGTGCGCGGAGCGGTAAGGGCAAGGCGCGCGCGGCCGAGCGGGTGCCGCGCACGGCATGA
- the galU gene encoding UTP--glucose-1-phosphate uridylyltransferase GalU produces MRKIRKAVFPVAGLGTRFLPATKAIPKEMLTVVDRPVIQYVVDEARQAGIEHLIFVTGRNKGVIEDYFDIQVELVNTLTERGKEAELSLLDSLQPKPGTASFTRQQAPLGLGHAVWCARDLVGGEPFALLLPDMIMQAEQGCMKKMVELYEETGGNILSVEQCDPAETHKYGIVGRAEDVGTGFRIDGMVEKPKAAEAPSNFFISGRYILQPEIFDILETQEKGAGNEIQLTDGMLKLAARQDFYGYHFTGRTFDCGSKEGFIEANVAFALWRPDIREKVYDNLQELIENVEPKFAAAAE; encoded by the coding sequence ATGCGCAAGATTCGCAAGGCAGTGTTTCCGGTGGCCGGTCTGGGGACGCGGTTCCTTCCAGCCACGAAGGCGATTCCGAAGGAGATGCTGACGGTGGTGGACCGTCCGGTGATCCAGTACGTGGTTGACGAGGCTCGTCAGGCGGGGATCGAGCACCTGATCTTCGTGACCGGGCGCAACAAGGGCGTCATCGAGGACTATTTCGACATTCAGGTCGAACTGGTGAACACGCTCACCGAGCGCGGCAAGGAGGCCGAGCTCTCGCTTCTGGATTCGCTGCAGCCCAAGCCGGGCACGGCGAGCTTCACGCGCCAGCAGGCGCCGCTCGGCCTCGGCCATGCGGTGTGGTGTGCGCGCGATCTCGTCGGGGGCGAGCCCTTCGCGCTGCTCCTGCCCGACATGATCATGCAGGCCGAGCAGGGCTGCATGAAGAAGATGGTGGAGCTCTACGAGGAGACGGGCGGCAACATCCTGTCGGTGGAACAGTGCGACCCGGCCGAGACGCACAAATACGGCATCGTGGGGCGGGCCGAGGACGTGGGCACCGGCTTTCGCATCGACGGCATGGTGGAGAAGCCGAAGGCGGCCGAGGCGCCGTCGAACTTCTTCATCTCGGGCCGCTACATCCTGCAGCCGGAGATCTTCGACATCCTGGAGACGCAGGAGAAGGGCGCGGGCAACGAGATCCAGCTGACCGACGGGATGCTCAAGCTCGCCGCCCGGCAGGACTTCTACGGCTACCACTTCACCGGCCGCACCTTCGACTGCGGCTCCAAGGAGGGCTTCATCGAGGCCAACGTCGCCTTCGCCCTCTGGCGCCCCGACATCCGCGAGAAGGTCTACGACAACCTTCAGGAACTCATCGAAAACGTCGAGCCGAAGTTCGCCGCGGCCGCCGAGTAG
- a CDS encoding glycosyltransferase: protein MRITLVMCTRNRAEQLRRVLDSAAAMRVPEGLAWEFVLVDNGSTDHTREVVESYADRLPIRWVSEPVAGLSNARNRGVAEAKGEYICWTDDDVVIDPEWLAAYAQAFDEHPEAAFFGGVIEPVLEGEQPDWFQENRQALYALLAERDLGADPIALAEEGNRLPYGANYALRGAEQRRHLYDPDLGVSPGQKRLGEEVDVVLKVIGDGGTGIWVPGSRVRHIIPQARQTLDYVRVYQQSAGETWAYLASRRLRNFMGPSLDVERRTIFGVPRWIWREAARHRILFLLRRRGASTIWLDHWRNYAYYRGAIDYLRRQPAANG, encoded by the coding sequence ATGCGCATTACGCTCGTCATGTGCACCCGCAACCGCGCCGAGCAGCTTCGCCGCGTGCTCGACAGCGCCGCCGCCATGCGGGTACCGGAGGGCCTTGCCTGGGAGTTCGTGCTCGTCGACAACGGCAGCACCGACCACACGCGTGAGGTCGTGGAAAGCTACGCGGACCGCCTGCCGATCCGCTGGGTTTCCGAGCCGGTTGCAGGTCTCTCCAACGCCCGCAACAGGGGCGTCGCCGAGGCGAAGGGCGAATACATCTGCTGGACGGACGACGATGTCGTCATCGACCCCGAATGGCTCGCGGCCTACGCGCAGGCCTTCGACGAGCACCCCGAGGCAGCCTTCTTCGGCGGCGTCATCGAGCCGGTTCTGGAGGGCGAGCAGCCCGACTGGTTCCAGGAGAACCGGCAGGCGCTCTACGCGCTTCTCGCCGAACGCGATCTCGGCGCCGATCCGATCGCGCTTGCCGAGGAAGGCAACCGCCTGCCCTATGGCGCCAACTACGCGCTGCGCGGCGCCGAGCAGCGCCGCCATCTCTACGATCCGGACCTCGGCGTCTCGCCCGGACAGAAGCGCCTTGGCGAGGAGGTTGACGTCGTCCTGAAAGTGATCGGAGACGGCGGCACCGGCATCTGGGTGCCGGGCTCGCGCGTGCGCCACATCATCCCGCAAGCGCGCCAGACGCTCGATTACGTCCGCGTCTACCAGCAGTCCGCCGGCGAAACCTGGGCCTATCTCGCATCGCGCCGTTTGCGGAATTTCATGGGTCCGTCGCTCGACGTCGAACGGCGCACCATCTTCGGCGTGCCGCGCTGGATCTGGCGCGAGGCGGCACGGCACCGCATTCTCTTTCTTCTGAGGCGGCGGGGGGCCTCCACGATCTGGCTCGATCACTGGCGCAACTACGCCTACTATCGCGGTGCGATCGATTATCTGCGCCGCCAGCCGGCAGCGAACGGATGA
- a CDS encoding glycosyltransferase family 2 protein — MSASVAVVVPFFQKERGILARSLASVFAQELPAETRMRVMVVDDASPVPLAHELANITVPEHIELTALKRENGGPGAARNTGLDALDPAQTEFVAFLDSDDTWASNHIADALHALRTADADFYFCDHTRFDIEGTWFGERRAFANWGGPGHPDFSALPGSDAAVSIAAADLFPAMLDEYLSQTSTVVYRYARHPALRFDVTLRNAGEDHLFWLELVKAGERSVISFAPNVHCGRGVNVYYDALDWASPKVTSRYGYLVMFRLKIMQSFALDAETRTAVSRQLDVHTRAYSYLFVRQLAKGTMPDLKLASKLFAMSPARMAAMPMHFARGLRTRKSEAHLW, encoded by the coding sequence ATGAGCGCCAGCGTCGCGGTCGTCGTTCCCTTCTTCCAGAAGGAGCGCGGCATCCTCGCACGCAGCCTGGCGTCGGTGTTCGCACAGGAGCTGCCCGCCGAGACACGGATGCGGGTGATGGTCGTCGACGACGCGTCACCGGTGCCGCTCGCGCACGAGCTTGCCAACATCACCGTGCCCGAGCATATCGAACTCACCGCCCTGAAGCGCGAGAACGGCGGACCGGGCGCGGCCCGCAACACCGGCCTCGACGCGCTCGATCCGGCGCAGACCGAGTTCGTCGCCTTCCTCGATTCCGACGACACATGGGCGTCGAACCACATCGCCGACGCGCTCCACGCGCTGCGGACGGCTGACGCCGACTTCTACTTCTGCGATCATACGCGTTTCGACATCGAAGGCACCTGGTTCGGCGAGCGCCGCGCCTTCGCTAACTGGGGCGGGCCGGGCCACCCGGATTTCTCCGCCCTGCCCGGCAGCGACGCCGCCGTCTCCATCGCGGCCGCCGATCTCTTCCCGGCCATGCTGGACGAGTATCTGAGTCAGACCTCGACGGTGGTCTATCGCTATGCCCGGCATCCGGCCCTGCGCTTCGACGTGACGCTTCGCAATGCTGGCGAGGACCATCTGTTCTGGCTCGAACTCGTCAAGGCGGGCGAACGGTCGGTCATCTCGTTCGCGCCGAACGTTCATTGCGGGCGCGGCGTCAACGTCTATTACGACGCGCTCGACTGGGCCTCGCCCAAGGTCACGTCGCGCTACGGTTATCTCGTGATGTTCCGGCTGAAGATCATGCAGAGCTTCGCGCTCGACGCCGAGACGCGAACGGCGGTCTCCCGCCAGCTCGACGTCCACACCCGCGCCTATTCCTACCTCTTCGTGCGCCAGCTCGCCAAGGGCACGATGCCCGACCTCAAGCTCGCCTCGAAGCTCTTCGCCATGTCGCCGGCCCGAATGGCCGCGATGCCGATGCACTTCGCGCGGGGCCTGCGCACCCGCAAGAGCGAAGCGCATCTCTGGTAG
- a CDS encoding glycosyltransferase family 2 protein, translated as MAPSVCVIIAAKDSALTIGAAVASALRESEVARLVVVDDGSSDDTATVAAQSDDGSGRLELIRLAENRGPSFARNRALERCREDFVAILDADDRFLPGRFARLFTDADWDMAADNIAFLDENASGDLEARIAALPSCAPAGGASSFVSTQAFIEGNLSLRGRPRGELGFLKPVIRRSILPADGPVYDEAMRLGEDYDLYARLLLAGARFRIVPGCGYVAMVRGNSLSGRHSTQDLALFMEADTRLLTRSDLSAGVRAALRAHERQTRARLDLRRFLDAKKAAGLPSAAVALLREPGAWAAVAGGIARDKAAALRARLVPPPPVSPEPRFLFSTSDAAETADAPLKPGKAASW; from the coding sequence GTGGCACCTTCCGTCTGCGTGATCATCGCGGCCAAGGATTCCGCCCTGACCATCGGGGCGGCCGTCGCATCGGCCCTGCGAGAGAGTGAGGTCGCCCGCCTCGTCGTCGTCGACGACGGATCGAGCGACGACACCGCGACCGTCGCCGCGCAGAGCGACGACGGCTCCGGCCGCCTCGAGTTGATCCGCCTCGCCGAAAACCGCGGCCCATCGTTTGCCCGCAACCGGGCGCTGGAGCGCTGCCGCGAGGACTTTGTCGCCATCCTCGATGCCGACGACCGCTTCCTGCCGGGCCGTTTCGCGCGCCTGTTCACGGATGCGGACTGGGACATGGCGGCGGACAACATCGCCTTTCTGGACGAGAACGCGAGCGGCGACCTCGAGGCCCGGATCGCGGCTTTGCCTTCATGCGCGCCTGCGGGCGGTGCCTCGTCCTTCGTCAGCACGCAGGCCTTCATCGAGGGCAATCTCAGCCTTCGCGGCCGGCCTCGCGGCGAACTCGGCTTCCTCAAGCCGGTGATCCGCCGCTCGATCCTGCCGGCAGACGGGCCCGTCTATGACGAGGCGATGCGGCTCGGCGAGGATTACGACCTTTATGCGCGGCTGCTCCTGGCCGGCGCGCGGTTCCGGATCGTGCCGGGCTGCGGTTATGTCGCGATGGTGCGGGGCAACTCGCTGAGCGGCCGCCATTCGACGCAGGACCTCGCGCTGTTCATGGAGGCCGACACTCGGCTTCTGACGCGCAGCGACCTTTCTGCCGGCGTGCGCGCGGCACTTCGCGCACATGAACGCCAGACCCGTGCGCGGCTCGATCTGCGGCGCTTCCTCGATGCCAAGAAGGCTGCGGGTCTCCCCTCTGCTGCGGTCGCGCTCCTGCGCGAGCCCGGCGCCTGGGCCGCCGTTGCCGGAGGGATCGCGCGAGACAAGGCCGCCGCGCTGCGCGCGCGTCTCGTCCCGCCACCGCCGGTCTCGCCGGAGCCGCGCTTCCTCTTTTCCACGAGCGACGCGGCCGAAACCGCCGACGCTCCTCTCAAACCAGGGAAGGCTGCCTCGTGGTGA
- a CDS encoding polysaccharide pyruvyl transferase family protein, giving the protein MSAIPSTIERETHEALIARLRGLIDEKLAPARAAARGTPFALLDYPDHPNVGDSAIWLGETAWMRDALGAMPAYVCRQEADWQTLDRLVPEGPIFLHGGGNFGDLWPQHQLFREEVLERYSGRTVIQLPQSIHYRDPAAIERTARVIAAHGAFALLVRDEKSLALARERFDCTVALCPDMAFCIGAQKRPAPQIPVLLLLRTDLERSTAALDPADLPAGWEMDDWLVDEPGLYPHALKATRIDALKTLDPRQWSRPARETRYLETLAQMRFDRGIAMLSRARFVITDRLHVHILSTLLGLPHVFLDNSYGKIRGLSDAFGTRWEGADHAETLEEAIALAKARTAG; this is encoded by the coding sequence ATGAGCGCCATTCCGTCCACGATCGAACGCGAGACGCACGAAGCGCTGATCGCCCGGCTGCGCGGCCTGATCGACGAGAAGCTGGCCCCCGCGCGTGCGGCCGCTCGAGGCACGCCCTTCGCGCTCCTCGACTATCCCGACCATCCCAATGTCGGCGACAGCGCCATCTGGCTCGGCGAGACCGCCTGGATGCGCGATGCGCTCGGCGCGATGCCGGCCTATGTCTGCCGCCAGGAGGCAGACTGGCAGACACTCGACCGCTTGGTTCCGGAAGGGCCGATCTTTCTTCACGGTGGGGGAAATTTCGGTGATCTCTGGCCGCAGCACCAGCTCTTCCGCGAAGAGGTGCTGGAGCGCTATTCCGGGCGGACGGTCATCCAGTTGCCCCAGTCGATCCACTATCGCGACCCGGCGGCGATCGAGCGAACGGCACGGGTGATCGCCGCGCATGGCGCCTTCGCGCTGCTGGTGCGCGACGAGAAGAGCCTCGCGCTGGCCCGCGAGCGGTTCGACTGCACGGTCGCGCTCTGCCCGGACATGGCCTTCTGCATCGGCGCGCAGAAACGGCCGGCGCCGCAGATCCCGGTGCTTCTTCTCCTGCGCACCGATCTGGAGCGCTCGACGGCGGCGCTCGATCCCGCCGACCTGCCGGCCGGCTGGGAGATGGATGACTGGCTGGTAGACGAGCCCGGCCTCTATCCTCATGCGCTGAAGGCGACGCGGATCGACGCCCTGAAGACACTCGACCCGCGTCAATGGTCGCGGCCGGCGCGCGAGACACGCTATTTAGAGACGCTGGCGCAGATGCGCTTCGACCGGGGCATCGCCATGCTGTCACGCGCCCGGTTCGTGATCACGGACAGGCTGCACGTCCACATCCTGTCGACGCTTTTGGGCCTGCCGCACGTCTTCCTCGACAATTCCTACGGCAAGATCCGTGGTCTGTCGGACGCGTTCGGCACGCGCTGGGAAGGGGCGGATCACGCCGAGACGTTGGAAGAGGCGATCGCGCTCGCCAAGGCCCGCACGGCGGGCTGA
- a CDS encoding O-antigen ligase family protein: protein MRIARSTLVEPARNQLYATFAVAFSLFVFAYSSRLGAITILAYYGVWLPLLLVDYKRLVGNPRELILPAAFTIFVILSVLWSDAPSVSLRGGIQYATHFVCAVIAARLVDLRSLTRGMVLGVFVVVLYSLAFGYSAYDAMDGSYTFVGAFGSKNQLGLFCSLGVYFVAVLVLVMRETQLVKAGALALGALFSATLMASHSATSVIALAISLMAFVALLGFLRFSPGHRLAMALLLVPAAALVVIAALRFGAADAVLGAFGKDTTLTGRTYLWDVGIRAALDHPLLGVGYQAYWVQGFPEAERLWAEFFITSRTGFHFHNTYIESFVELGALGTALLVLMLLTMLLRLVVRIVVQRDSEAAILLGLLALFLVRSMSEVDFLFPYTVGSFLIFLLSIMARRPREAPPVPLRAARAPLHTPHLARI, encoded by the coding sequence ATGAGGATCGCTCGGAGCACGCTGGTCGAGCCGGCGCGGAACCAGCTCTACGCGACCTTTGCCGTCGCGTTCTCGCTGTTCGTCTTCGCCTATTCCTCCCGCCTCGGCGCAATCACGATCCTCGCCTATTACGGCGTCTGGCTGCCGCTCCTCCTCGTCGACTACAAGCGCCTCGTCGGGAATCCGCGCGAACTGATCCTGCCGGCGGCCTTTACGATCTTCGTCATCCTCTCGGTGCTGTGGTCGGACGCGCCGTCCGTATCCCTGCGCGGCGGCATCCAGTACGCGACGCATTTTGTCTGTGCGGTGATCGCCGCACGCCTCGTCGACCTGCGCTCGCTGACGCGGGGGATGGTCCTCGGCGTCTTCGTCGTCGTCCTCTATTCGCTCGCCTTCGGCTATTCGGCCTACGACGCGATGGACGGCAGCTACACCTTCGTCGGTGCCTTCGGCTCGAAGAACCAGCTCGGCCTGTTCTGCTCGCTCGGGGTCTACTTCGTCGCGGTGCTCGTCCTCGTCATGCGAGAGACGCAGCTGGTCAAAGCCGGCGCGCTCGCGCTCGGCGCTCTGTTTTCGGCAACTTTGATGGCCAGCCATTCGGCGACTTCGGTCATCGCGCTGGCGATCTCGCTCATGGCCTTCGTCGCTCTGCTCGGTTTCCTGCGCTTTTCACCGGGCCACCGGCTGGCGATGGCGCTGCTGCTCGTGCCGGCCGCCGCGCTTGTCGTCATTGCCGCGTTGCGCTTCGGCGCGGCCGACGCCGTTCTCGGCGCCTTCGGCAAGGACACGACGCTGACCGGGCGCACCTATCTGTGGGACGTCGGAATCCGCGCCGCGCTCGACCACCCGCTGCTGGGCGTCGGCTACCAGGCCTACTGGGTGCAGGGCTTCCCCGAGGCGGAGCGGTTGTGGGCCGAATTCTTCATCACCTCGCGCACCGGTTTCCACTTCCACAACACCTATATCGAATCCTTCGTCGAGCTGGGGGCGCTCGGCACCGCGCTTCTGGTGCTCATGCTTCTGACGATGCTCCTGAGGCTTGTCGTGCGGATCGTCGTGCAACGCGATTCCGAGGCGGCGATCCTCCTCGGGCTTCTCGCGCTGTTCCTGGTGCGCTCGATGTCGGAGGTCGACTTTCTCTTTCCCTATACGGTCGGATCGTTCCTGATCTTCCTCCTCTCCATCATGGCGAGACGCCCGCGCGAGGCCCCTCCCGTGCCGCTGCGCGCCGCGCGCGCTCCGCTTCACACGCCCCATCTCGCGAGGATCTGA